Proteins from a genomic interval of Shewanella seohaensis:
- a CDS encoding TlpA family protein disulfide reductase — MLLRRIIVTCLALISFSTFAADKSYQDIVLKTYPDQQQTSLKNIAGDKPIYLKFWATWCQPCMEQMPHFEELQKKYQDKVNILALNININEEQPKIAEVISRFGLTMPIWLDNEGELGVALGLVGTPYSVLINRAGEVVYTSHESDANLDKFIDMLANGQELTAQTTDAPNPEQTAKLLKPWEQGEHLLFFTATWCDWYLAESRPEMSKACVAAQKDLDNLAQQLPNKAWHGVVNHLWTDDKALADFKQLYPSRVDFSIDELGVLFNHFSIRNIPTLLWVKDGKVIERITDFSQPEKIVARLKVAP, encoded by the coding sequence ATGTTGTTACGTCGAATCATAGTTACCTGTCTCGCCCTTATCAGTTTTTCCACTTTTGCTGCCGATAAAAGCTATCAAGATATAGTGCTAAAAACCTATCCAGATCAACAGCAAACCTCCTTAAAAAACATCGCTGGCGATAAGCCGATTTACCTTAAGTTTTGGGCAACTTGGTGTCAGCCCTGTATGGAGCAGATGCCGCATTTTGAGGAATTGCAGAAAAAGTATCAGGACAAGGTCAATATCCTTGCCCTGAATATCAATATCAACGAAGAACAACCTAAGATAGCCGAAGTGATCTCACGTTTCGGTCTGACTATGCCAATCTGGCTAGACAACGAGGGCGAATTGGGTGTGGCCCTAGGCTTGGTCGGGACGCCCTATAGCGTGTTAATCAATCGCGCGGGCGAAGTGGTTTACACTAGCCATGAGTCGGATGCGAACCTCGATAAATTTATCGATATGTTGGCCAATGGCCAAGAACTCACGGCACAAACTACAGATGCACCAAACCCTGAACAAACGGCTAAATTGCTGAAACCTTGGGAGCAAGGTGAGCATTTACTGTTTTTTACCGCCACTTGGTGTGATTGGTATTTGGCAGAGAGTCGTCCTGAAATGTCTAAGGCCTGTGTTGCCGCCCAGAAAGATTTAGACAACCTAGCGCAACAGTTGCCGAACAAAGCTTGGCATGGGGTGGTGAATCATCTGTGGACGGACGATAAAGCCCTCGCCGATTTTAAACAGCTCTATCCTTCACGCGTCGATTTTAGTATTGATGAATTAGGCGTGCTGTTTAATCACTTTAGTATCCGCAACATCCCGACATTGCTTTGGGTGAAAGACGGTAAAGTCATTGAGCGTATTACCGATTTTAGCCAACCAGAGAAAATTGTCGCAAGGCTCAAGGTTGCGCCATAG
- a CDS encoding DUF2541 family protein yields the protein MLLKSSLFSTTIIHRLILCLLLAFTTSVAHAKDDKDDEITLGRTLLLGIGDHPATIPLIICRQAKYIKIKAERDVSVERVVVTYGDDKTRTVRFDTDIEKDKHSEWKSLGARRCVKKLRYMEIQTAVKRVLKY from the coding sequence ATGTTATTAAAATCCAGTCTATTTTCGACGACCATCATCCATCGACTCATTCTTTGTTTACTACTCGCGTTCACCACATCCGTTGCCCACGCAAAAGATGATAAGGACGATGAAATCACCCTAGGTCGAACCCTGTTACTCGGCATAGGTGATCATCCTGCCACCATCCCGCTTATCATTTGTAGACAAGCAAAGTACATTAAAATCAAGGCAGAAAGAGATGTCAGCGTTGAGCGCGTCGTAGTGACCTATGGGGATGATAAAACCCGTACCGTCCGCTTTGATACCGATATCGAAAAGGATAAACACTCGGAGTGGAAATCACTCGGTGCGCGCCGCTGTGTGAAAAAATTGAGGTATATGGAAATTCAGACCGCAGTAAAGCGGGTATTAAAGTATTAG
- a CDS encoding DUF4156 domain-containing protein, translating into MNFRAILLLLLGINLTACVTFPTEESAQVKILWENSVAIENCTYKGTVIGSQGHFYDYWLHSDRDMVWGTLNELRIKSHALGADTVYLYQPLKFLGSVTMMGNAYQCAETQSSEAEASEDKASDALDSTSLPSQMNSVSSQ; encoded by the coding sequence ATGAATTTTCGTGCAATATTATTGTTATTACTCGGTATTAATTTGACCGCATGTGTGACTTTTCCAACCGAGGAGTCGGCACAGGTTAAAATATTATGGGAAAACTCTGTCGCTATTGAAAACTGTACCTATAAAGGCACTGTCATTGGTTCACAGGGACATTTCTATGACTATTGGTTACACAGTGATAGGGATATGGTGTGGGGTACTCTCAACGAGCTGCGTATCAAAAGCCATGCCCTCGGCGCCGATACGGTTTATCTCTATCAACCGCTTAAGTTTTTAGGCTCAGTGACTATGATGGGAAATGCTTACCAATGTGCAGAGACTCAATCTTCTGAGGCCGAAGCTTCTGAGGATAAAGCTTCTGACGCTCTAGATTCGACAAGTCTGCCGTCGCAGATGAATAGCGTATCGAGTCAATGA
- the ubiA gene encoding 4-hydroxybenzoate octaprenyltransferase produces MNLKQKWDVYSRLTRLDRPIGTLLLLWPCLMALVLAAGGMPDIKVLIIFIIGVVIMRACGCIINDYADRDLDSHVERTKSRPLASGEISTKEALLLFVILGLAAFGLVLLLNGLVVKLSVVGIILTIIYPFTKRVTNMPQMFLGVVWSWSIPMAYAAQTGEVPIEAWWLFAANWFWTVAYDTMYAMVDRDDDLKVGIKSTAILFGQYDRQIIGLFQFAALLCFIAAGWSADRGLLYGLGLLTFVGFSTYQQMLIFGRERAPCFKAFLNNNWAGLALFVGLGADYLF; encoded by the coding sequence ATGAATCTAAAGCAGAAGTGGGACGTGTATTCCCGCCTGACTCGACTCGACCGTCCTATCGGCACCTTGTTATTGCTCTGGCCCTGTTTAATGGCGCTAGTGTTAGCTGCGGGTGGAATGCCCGATATTAAAGTGTTGATTATCTTTATTATCGGTGTGGTGATCATGCGCGCCTGTGGCTGCATTATTAACGACTATGCCGACCGCGACCTCGACTCCCACGTTGAACGCACTAAATCCCGTCCCCTCGCCAGTGGCGAAATCAGCACCAAAGAAGCGCTATTGCTGTTTGTGATCTTAGGTTTAGCTGCTTTTGGTTTAGTGTTACTGCTCAACGGTTTAGTGGTTAAGCTCTCTGTTGTCGGCATTATCCTCACCATTATCTACCCCTTTACTAAGCGGGTAACGAACATGCCGCAGATGTTTTTGGGCGTGGTGTGGAGCTGGTCTATTCCCATGGCCTATGCGGCGCAAACCGGTGAAGTGCCCATCGAAGCCTGGTGGTTATTTGCCGCCAATTGGTTCTGGACTGTGGCCTACGACACTATGTACGCCATGGTCGATAGGGATGATGACTTAAAAGTCGGTATCAAATCGACCGCGATTTTGTTTGGCCAATACGATCGCCAAATCATTGGGTTATTTCAATTTGCCGCGCTGCTGTGTTTTATCGCCGCGGGTTGGAGTGCCGACCGTGGCCTGCTCTATGGTCTAGGACTACTTACCTTTGTTGGTTTTAGCACTTACCAACAGATGTTGATTTTTGGCCGCGAAAGAGCTCCTTGCTTTAAAGCCTTCCTCAACAATAACTGGGCGGGATTAGCACTGTTTGTTGGTTTAGGCGCCGATTACCTGTTTTAA
- the uvrD gene encoding DNA helicase II, with protein sequence MDVSSLLDGLNDKQREAVAAPQSSMLVLAGAGSGKTRVLTHRIAWLMQVEQQSPYSILAVTFTNKAAAEMRERVEKVAGTNMGRMWIGTFHGLAHRLLRTHFQDAGLPQSFQILDSDDQLRLLKRILKSLNLDEKQYPPRQAQAYINGKKDQGLRPKHIDAGGFPIEQNLLKIYQVYQESCDRAGLVDFAEILLRAHELWLNKPHLLAHYQERFKHILVDEFQDTNAIQYAWIRVLAGQTANVMIVGDDDQSIYGWRGAQVENLHRFLRDFPTATTIRLEQNYRSKGNILKASNALIANNPERLGKELWTDEADGEPISLYCAFNEMDEARFIVGRINDWYEKGGNLSDCAILYRSNAQSRVLEEALLHKGLAYRIYGGLRFFERQEIKDAMGYMRLISNKNDDAAFERVVNTPPRGIGDRTLDILRSTARQQELTLWQACLRLLDEKVLAGRAASAVRGFMDLIVTLQEETQDMALYRMTDTVIQASGLKAMYEAEKGEKAHARIENLEELVTAARTFEMPEELEDMGELNAFLSHAALEAGEGQADAFTDAVQLMTLHSAKGLEFTMVFMAGVEEGIFPSQMALDEGDRLDEERRLCYVGMTRAMEKLYITYAESRRIYGRENYARPSRFIKEIPPQYVDEIRLKAQVSTPMANNRFSAQKSAVANDTGFSVGQRVHHPKFGDGKVTNFEGSGAQARVQVNFSDFGSKWLVVAYARLEAR encoded by the coding sequence ATGGACGTATCTTCTTTACTAGACGGCCTGAATGATAAACAGCGCGAGGCTGTCGCGGCACCGCAATCCAGCATGTTAGTGCTTGCGGGCGCAGGCAGTGGTAAAACGCGGGTGTTAACCCACCGTATCGCGTGGTTAATGCAGGTTGAACAGCAGAGTCCTTACTCGATTTTAGCCGTGACGTTTACCAATAAAGCCGCGGCCGAGATGCGTGAGCGGGTGGAGAAGGTCGCTGGCACCAATATGGGACGGATGTGGATTGGTACCTTCCACGGGTTAGCGCATCGTCTGTTACGCACTCACTTCCAAGATGCGGGATTACCGCAAAGCTTCCAAATTCTCGATTCGGACGATCAGCTGCGTTTGCTGAAACGCATCCTTAAAAGTTTGAATCTGGATGAAAAACAATATCCTCCCCGTCAGGCGCAGGCCTATATCAATGGCAAGAAAGACCAAGGCTTGCGGCCCAAGCATATCGATGCGGGTGGTTTTCCGATTGAGCAAAACCTGCTGAAGATTTATCAGGTTTATCAAGAGTCTTGCGACCGTGCAGGTTTAGTCGACTTTGCCGAAATCCTGCTGCGTGCCCACGAGTTATGGCTCAATAAACCGCATTTACTGGCGCATTATCAGGAGCGTTTTAAGCATATTCTGGTGGACGAGTTTCAGGATACCAACGCCATTCAATATGCCTGGATCCGTGTGTTGGCCGGCCAAACTGCCAACGTGATGATAGTGGGTGACGACGACCAATCCATTTACGGTTGGCGCGGCGCTCAGGTTGAAAACCTGCACCGCTTCCTGCGGGATTTCCCGACGGCGACTACGATTCGCCTCGAGCAAAATTATCGCTCCAAGGGCAATATTTTGAAGGCGTCGAACGCCCTTATCGCCAACAATCCCGAGCGTTTAGGTAAAGAGTTGTGGACCGACGAAGCCGATGGTGAGCCGATTTCGCTCTACTGCGCCTTTAACGAAATGGACGAGGCGCGCTTTATTGTCGGCCGTATCAATGATTGGTACGAAAAAGGCGGCAATTTAAGTGACTGCGCGATTTTATATCGCTCGAATGCCCAGTCGCGTGTGCTCGAAGAAGCCTTATTACACAAAGGCTTAGCCTATCGTATTTACGGTGGCCTGCGCTTCTTCGAACGCCAAGAGATTAAAGATGCTATGGGTTATATGCGTCTAATCAGCAATAAAAATGACGATGCCGCCTTCGAGCGCGTGGTCAATACACCGCCCCGCGGCATTGGCGATCGCACCTTAGATATTCTGCGTTCAACCGCCCGTCAGCAGGAACTCACCCTGTGGCAGGCTTGTTTACGTTTGCTGGATGAAAAAGTGCTCGCTGGCCGCGCCGCCTCTGCGGTACGTGGCTTTATGGATCTTATCGTCACCCTGCAGGAAGAAACTCAGGATATGGCGCTGTACCGGATGACGGACACAGTGATCCAAGCCTCTGGGCTCAAGGCCATGTATGAGGCGGAGAAGGGCGAGAAGGCCCACGCCCGTATCGAAAACTTAGAGGAACTGGTCACTGCGGCGCGCACCTTCGAAATGCCAGAGGAGCTCGAAGATATGGGCGAGCTCAACGCCTTCCTATCTCATGCGGCCTTAGAAGCTGGTGAGGGGCAAGCAGATGCCTTTACTGATGCGGTGCAGCTGATGACCCTGCATTCGGCCAAGGGCCTGGAGTTTACCATGGTCTTTATGGCGGGTGTCGAGGAGGGGATCTTCCCGAGTCAGATGGCGCTCGATGAGGGCGATAGACTCGATGAAGAGCGCCGCCTTTGCTACGTGGGCATGACCCGCGCCATGGAAAAACTCTATATTACCTACGCCGAATCACGCCGTATTTACGGCCGGGAAAACTATGCCCGTCCATCGCGCTTTATTAAGGAAATTCCGCCGCAATATGTGGACGAAATTCGCTTAAAGGCGCAGGTGTCAACGCCGATGGCCAATAATCGCTTCAGTGCGCAAAAGTCGGCGGTCGCCAACGATACTGGCTTTAGTGTCGGCCAAAGGGTGCATCATCCCAAGTTTGGTGACGGCAAAGTGACTAACTTCGAAGGCAGTGGCGCACAGGCGCGGGTACAGGTGAATTTTAGTGATTTTGGCAGTAAGTGGCTGGTGGTCGCCTACGCGCGTTTAGAGGCGCGTTGA
- a CDS encoding response regulator, with the protein MHYCFNAFVLDTQNRTLFCNNQRLHCDERVILLLAKLIDAYPAHCDQACLLEHIWPNTVVSSWSVARLISDTRKLFEAAGLKVPIIQTLHGRGYRLSPDIAAIIRSDAVANSFAAQDHSLAITDNATSAANSNTLQPAQKKPYFTLPGLVLIGILSSAVLALLYHNQAERNGQLVLAEPQNVKARILWVDDHPENNQAERQFLEQKKIGVYTTKTSSDALTLLSLYSYDAIITDMGRGTDPLAGLKLMQAIRERGINTPIYLYTIMPSEALRQKAREHGAQDIAVEAEDLYQHLMPLIRYADEGME; encoded by the coding sequence ATGCATTATTGTTTTAACGCTTTTGTGTTGGATACCCAGAACCGAACCTTATTCTGCAACAACCAAAGGCTCCACTGTGACGAGCGCGTTATCCTGTTACTCGCAAAGCTAATCGACGCCTATCCCGCCCATTGCGATCAGGCCTGCTTGCTCGAACATATTTGGCCCAATACAGTGGTGAGCAGTTGGTCCGTCGCAAGATTAATCTCTGATACCCGTAAATTATTTGAGGCAGCGGGCCTTAAGGTGCCCATTATTCAAACCTTGCATGGCCGAGGGTATCGGCTCTCCCCCGATATCGCCGCCATTATTCGCTCCGATGCCGTCGCTAATAGTTTTGCCGCTCAAGACCACTCACTCGCAATAACAGATAACGCCACCAGCGCAGCCAACTCGAATACACTTCAACCCGCGCAAAAAAAGCCCTATTTCACCCTGCCGGGATTAGTCTTGATTGGTATCTTGTCGAGCGCAGTGCTTGCCCTGCTCTATCACAATCAGGCTGAACGCAACGGCCAATTAGTGTTGGCCGAGCCGCAAAACGTAAAAGCACGCATATTGTGGGTCGATGATCACCCGGAAAATAATCAGGCCGAGCGCCAGTTTTTAGAGCAAAAAAAGATTGGGGTTTACACCACCAAAACCAGCAGCGATGCACTCACACTGCTGAGTTTGTATAGCTACGATGCTATTATTACCGACATGGGCCGGGGTACAGATCCCCTCGCCGGTCTGAAGCTGATGCAGGCAATCCGCGAGCGTGGCATTAACACGCCCATTTACCTCTACACTATCATGCCCTCCGAGGCGCTAAGGCAAAAAGCCCGAGAACATGGCGCGCAGGACATCGCCGTCGAAGCCGAAGACTTATATCAACACTTGATGCCACTCATCCGTTATGCCGACGAAGGCATGGAGTAA
- a CDS encoding IS110 family RNA-guided transposase: protein MKITTIGLDIAKSVFHAAGVDKAGKVLKKKMLRRKDLQPFLAQIEPCLIVMEACSGANYWAREFELLGHSVKLIAPQFVVPFRQGNKNDYNDALAIAEAAQRPNMRFVKPKSVEQQDVQLLHRMRERLTKQSTALINQVRGMLAEYGIVIAKSKSAFKVQFPEILANETNALTTKGRAIFYQLYEEFSDIEKRLKGCDAQVLTETKNNVICQRLETIPGIGPVTATAFYAAADDGKDFTNGRHFSAWCGLVPKQHSSGGKDNLLGISKRGNAYLRTLFIHGARAVLQHSQNKQDKFSCWAIQLAERRGFNRACVAVANKLARMAWVIAAHDEEYRLPASC from the coding sequence ATGAAGATTACTACAATCGGTTTAGATATCGCAAAGTCTGTTTTTCATGCTGCTGGTGTCGATAAAGCAGGCAAGGTACTCAAAAAGAAAATGCTTAGACGCAAAGACTTGCAGCCCTTTCTCGCTCAAATTGAGCCTTGTCTGATCGTGATGGAAGCCTGTAGTGGCGCAAATTACTGGGCCAGAGAATTTGAGCTGTTGGGCCACAGCGTCAAGTTAATTGCTCCTCAATTTGTCGTGCCTTTTCGGCAAGGTAACAAAAATGACTATAACGATGCCTTAGCCATCGCTGAAGCTGCGCAGCGACCCAACATGCGGTTTGTAAAACCTAAAAGCGTCGAGCAGCAAGATGTGCAATTGCTCCACCGTATGCGGGAACGATTAACTAAGCAATCAACAGCCTTAATCAACCAAGTGCGAGGCATGTTAGCAGAATACGGCATCGTGATAGCCAAAAGTAAATCGGCTTTTAAAGTACAGTTCCCTGAGATTTTGGCTAACGAAACTAATGCGCTGACTACCAAAGGTCGGGCCATTTTTTATCAGTTATATGAAGAGTTTAGTGATATAGAAAAACGGCTTAAGGGTTGTGATGCTCAAGTACTCACCGAAACGAAAAACAATGTGATTTGCCAGCGTTTAGAGACTATCCCTGGTATTGGTCCTGTCACTGCTACCGCCTTTTATGCCGCCGCTGATGATGGTAAAGACTTCACTAATGGCAGGCACTTTTCAGCTTGGTGCGGCTTGGTTCCCAAGCAACACAGTAGCGGAGGTAAAGATAACCTCCTTGGGATAAGCAAGCGGGGAAATGCGTATTTACGCACCCTGTTCATTCACGGCGCCAGAGCGGTGTTGCAACACAGCCAGAATAAGCAAGATAAGTTTAGTTGCTGGGCAATCCAGTTAGCAGAGCGCCGAGGCTTTAACCGAGCTTGTGTGGCCGTCGCCAATAAACTCGCGAGAATGGCATGGGTTATCGCAGCGCATGACGAAGAATATCGACTTCCAGCATCGTGCTGA
- a CDS encoding NUDIX hydrolase, with protein sequence MAFEDRFRLSSHGVITNDAGQVLLLKANYGNCAWGLPGGALEPGETIHEALLRECQEELGLAVNVHYLSGVYYHSTYQSQAFIFRCEFASADAVIRLSHEHSEFAFHDIDTLSAVQLQRIKDCLNFNGVVVSAKF encoded by the coding sequence ATGGCATTTGAAGATAGGTTTCGGCTCAGTAGCCATGGGGTGATCACTAACGATGCAGGCCAAGTGTTACTCCTTAAGGCAAATTACGGCAATTGCGCCTGGGGCTTACCCGGCGGCGCCTTAGAACCAGGAGAGACCATTCACGAAGCGCTGCTGCGCGAATGCCAAGAGGAACTGGGGCTGGCGGTGAACGTCCACTACCTAAGCGGCGTGTATTATCACAGCACCTATCAATCCCAAGCCTTTATCTTTCGTTGTGAGTTTGCATCTGCCGATGCGGTGATTCGCTTGAGCCATGAACACTCAGAGTTTGCCTTCCATGATATCGACACGCTTAGCGCGGTTCAGCTGCAAAGAATTAAAGATTGTCTTAATTTCAATGGTGTTGTCGTGAGTGCAAAGTTTTAA
- the ypfJ gene encoding KPN_02809 family neutral zinc metallopeptidase — MRWRDSDRSSNIEDRRDQQMASAGVPSALLLRLLPFLLRTKIGRVILLLGGLYFAFQYFTGGLSLDPSNQAGFSQSQSASNTAAQDENAQFVAAILGTTETVWNQLLQGRYVEPKLVLYRNMTSTGCGMGQAQSGPFYCPADSKVYIDLSFLEELKKLGAPGDFAFAYVIAHEVGHHVQNLLGTSTKVRQAQQAVGKAQANQLSVALELQADCYAGVWGHYVDRQLNLLEAGDVEEGIAAASAVGDDRLQKMAGRAVQPEAFTHGSSVDRVKWFKTGFASGKLASCNTFNGK, encoded by the coding sequence ATGCGTTGGCGTGACAGTGACCGCAGCTCCAATATCGAAGACAGACGTGACCAACAGATGGCGTCCGCGGGCGTGCCCAGCGCGCTCCTGCTGCGCTTGCTGCCTTTTCTACTTCGCACCAAAATCGGCCGAGTGATATTGCTGCTAGGCGGATTGTATTTTGCGTTTCAATATTTTACTGGCGGATTATCCCTAGACCCGAGCAATCAAGCGGGGTTCAGCCAATCACAATCGGCCAGCAATACGGCCGCTCAAGATGAAAATGCTCAGTTTGTGGCGGCAATCTTAGGCACCACCGAAACCGTCTGGAATCAATTGCTGCAGGGGCGATATGTCGAGCCCAAACTGGTGCTTTATCGCAATATGACCTCAACGGGATGCGGTATGGGACAGGCGCAATCAGGGCCTTTCTATTGCCCCGCTGATAGCAAAGTTTATATCGACTTGAGTTTTCTCGAGGAGCTGAAAAAACTTGGGGCGCCGGGGGATTTTGCCTTCGCCTATGTGATTGCCCACGAGGTGGGTCACCATGTGCAGAACCTACTCGGGACCAGCACTAAAGTGCGTCAGGCGCAGCAAGCCGTCGGCAAGGCGCAGGCCAATCAATTGAGTGTTGCCCTTGAATTGCAAGCCGACTGTTATGCTGGCGTGTGGGGGCATTATGTCGACAGGCAGCTCAATTTGCTCGAAGCCGGAGATGTAGAAGAGGGCATTGCTGCTGCGAGTGCCGTGGGGGACGATCGCTTGCAAAAAATGGCTGGCCGAGCCGTACAACCCGAAGCTTTTACCCATGGCAGTTCGGTTGACAGGGTAAAATGGTTTAAGACGGGTTTTGCCTCAGGCAAGCTTGCCAGCTGCAATACATTTAATGGCAAATAG
- a CDS encoding helicase HerA-like domain-containing protein, producing the protein MNTLLLGKGEQQVHLNLKYANRHGLIAGATGTGKTVSLMTLAEGFSRQGVPVFITDIKGDISGLGVAGTPNDKLFQRAAEIGIEEYQTEANPVVFWDLAGEQGHPLRTTVSEMGPTLLGRILELNDTQSSILDIVFQLADDQGLLLLDLDDLRAMLNLVADERKDISAKYGLISAQSLAAIQRSVLGLERDGGKDFFGEPALQLEDLMRTNLQGRGIINLLAANKLILTPNLYSSFLLWLLSELFENLPEVGDLDKPKLVFFIDEAHLLFEGCPANLLKRIEQIMRLIRSKGVGVYFCSQFPDDIPNEILGQLGNRIQHALRAYTPRDQKAVKTAAETFVPNPKLVVSEVISQLAVGEALVSTLAEKGVPTMVERALIAPPRCRMGPASAEELNAIRAKSPIGGKYDTLINRESAYERLNQRHAEAANGATSTKTANTPTAQEADQGWFSELIFGNKRRQGLAETLSKQAARTVGNQLGKQILRGLLGGILGKSTRR; encoded by the coding sequence TTGAATACTCTACTCTTAGGTAAAGGTGAGCAACAGGTTCACTTAAATCTTAAATATGCCAACCGCCACGGACTGATCGCAGGCGCTACCGGGACGGGGAAAACCGTTTCGCTGATGACCCTCGCCGAAGGCTTCTCCCGCCAAGGTGTGCCAGTATTTATCACCGACATTAAAGGCGATATCTCTGGGCTTGGCGTCGCGGGCACACCAAACGACAAACTCTTCCAGCGGGCCGCCGAAATCGGGATTGAGGAATATCAAACCGAGGCCAATCCTGTGGTTTTCTGGGATTTAGCTGGAGAGCAAGGGCACCCCTTACGCACAACCGTGAGCGAGATGGGGCCGACCCTGCTCGGGCGCATTCTCGAACTCAATGACACCCAAAGCAGTATTTTAGACATAGTGTTTCAACTGGCTGACGACCAAGGTTTATTGTTACTCGATCTCGACGATCTTCGCGCCATGCTGAACTTAGTCGCCGATGAGCGCAAAGATATCTCCGCCAAATATGGGCTTATCAGCGCCCAGTCCCTCGCCGCCATTCAACGCTCTGTCCTCGGTTTAGAGCGCGATGGTGGCAAAGACTTTTTCGGCGAACCTGCGCTTCAACTCGAAGACTTGATGCGCACTAACTTACAAGGGCGCGGCATTATCAACCTGTTAGCCGCCAATAAGTTAATCCTGACCCCTAACCTCTATTCCAGTTTCTTACTCTGGCTGCTATCAGAACTGTTTGAAAACCTACCCGAAGTCGGCGATCTCGATAAACCCAAGTTAGTCTTCTTTATCGATGAGGCGCACTTATTGTTTGAAGGCTGCCCGGCAAATTTGCTTAAACGCATAGAGCAGATTATGCGGCTTATCCGCTCCAAAGGCGTCGGGGTGTATTTTTGCTCGCAGTTTCCTGACGATATTCCCAACGAGATCTTAGGTCAGCTCGGTAATCGGATTCAGCATGCCCTCAGGGCGTATACCCCAAGGGATCAAAAAGCCGTTAAAACCGCGGCGGAGACCTTTGTGCCCAACCCTAAATTGGTGGTCAGCGAGGTGATTTCACAACTTGCCGTGGGCGAAGCTTTAGTCTCGACACTCGCCGAGAAAGGTGTGCCCACTATGGTGGAACGCGCCCTGATTGCACCGCCCCGCTGTCGCATGGGGCCCGCAAGTGCAGAGGAGTTAAACGCCATTCGTGCCAAGAGTCCCATTGGCGGCAAGTACGACACTTTAATCAACCGAGAGTCCGCCTACGAGCGGCTCAATCAACGGCACGCCGAAGCGGCCAATGGCGCTACTAGCACCAAAACCGCAAATACGCCCACCGCCCAAGAAGCGGATCAAGGCTGGTTTAGCGAACTGATCTTTGGCAATAAACGCCGCCAAGGATTGGCCGAGACACTCTCCAAACAAGCGGCGCGAACCGTGGGTAATCAACTCGGCAAACAAATATTGCGCGGACTACTCGGCGGCATACTCGGCAAGTCGACCCGCAGGTAA